DNA from Chryseomicrobium sp. FSL W7-1435:
TATGTTTCGTGTAGCAGCGACATCTCTTTTTCAAGAGAAGCCAAAATCTCTTTACCTTCTTCACGCTGAATAAGCCCAAGTCTCACAGCAAACTCAATCTCACGTGAGAGACCGAACATTTGTGTATCTAATACCTCTTCGTAAAGAGGACATTGTGG
Protein-coding regions in this window:
- a CDS encoding YlaN family protein gives rise to the protein MDIQIEQSYRDKALSLLKTDAEKIAQLIKVQLDNLTMPQCPLYEEVLDTQMFGLSREIEFAVRLGLIQREEGKEILASLEKEMSLLHETYTDRK